In one window of Candidatus Edwardsbacteria bacterium DNA:
- a CDS encoding T9SS type A sorting domain-containing protein — translation MRPFKSAVLLALGALFILAGPSRADWVTATLPVGTEPMAIAVNPATNKIYVANAGSDNITVIDGATNQQTSILTSDSSTALAVNPVTNMIYVANTGGNSVTVIDGATGIVDTTIAVGALPQAVAVNPVTNRIYVVNTGDSTVTVIDGNNNGAASVVVGFHPRAVAINPVTNKIYVSVTDEDRMAVIDGATNGVIKVITDGGPNTVAVNPATNKIYTACTNDFCVTVIDGITNATTTVTVGNDPSVVAVNPATNKIYVLVPGDWGGAVIDGATNDATTFSFSGIPRALAVNPATNMIYVACTNNNTLSMIDGDHNTVSSLPAGTTPYAVAVNPATNMIYAVNNGSGDLTVIRGFDRDTARIAMPDMPFEVAINPVTGRVYVANYSGFSVTVIDIASGDTAHVTTINSPGSIAVNPLTNTVYVTHVWNDTMTVIDGATNAITLIATPERPGAVDVNPVTNRIYVSSDSGRMVSVFDGITNSIIDNVAVGCRPSFVAVNQAANKIYAVGSWDKTVAVIDGSTHAVTNLDVGDTPTKVSVNPVTGKAYVPNKGSDSVTVINVDNSTVMIPAGGDPWRVAVNQATNKIYVSNQTTDNVTVIDGDNNATATVTVGDGPAGIAVDQVRNLVYVACSNTNRTYAIDGVTCDTAVLRTGTGSRNVAIDPVTGKVYVLGFTGDDVTVIDPHRARATGVFAEIDDPSGNTVFSATPTISGRAVNRWSPNKTGIMGVLGDWTTGPAAWGWMVGPYGAATDSIDWTLGWGGDSLIRGENLVCAIPLESNTATTNNLGIGTPMTGNILVYPIYRIDPYSGVAGVPNESRSESLQLKAFPNPASRHVVISYQLNRAAKVALHVYNIAGQMVKKFDQGTKSAGYHQISWSDNTLPNGVYFYRLQAGDFSATRKLLIVR, via the coding sequence ATGAGGCCGTTCAAGTCCGCAGTACTGTTGGCGCTGGGGGCACTTTTTATTCTGGCCGGCCCGTCCCGGGCCGACTGGGTCACGGCTACGCTGCCCGTCGGAACAGAACCGATGGCCATCGCGGTAAATCCGGCTACCAATAAAATTTATGTTGCAAACGCTGGCAGCGATAATATCACCGTGATCGACGGTGCCACGAATCAGCAAACGAGCATCTTGACAAGTGATTCCTCCACAGCTTTGGCGGTCAATCCGGTCACCAACATGATCTACGTGGCAAACACCGGTGGCAATAGCGTAACCGTGATCGACGGGGCCACCGGTATAGTAGACACAACCATAGCGGTGGGGGCATTGCCCCAAGCCGTGGCGGTCAACCCGGTTACCAATAGGATCTATGTGGTAAACACCGGAGACAGCACAGTGACCGTGATTGACGGCAACAACAACGGTGCTGCCAGCGTGGTCGTTGGCTTTCATCCCCGGGCGGTGGCGATTAACCCGGTGACCAACAAGATCTACGTATCTGTGACCGACGAAGACAGGATGGCGGTAATAGATGGGGCCACGAATGGCGTCATCAAGGTGATCACCGACGGCGGTCCGAACACCGTAGCAGTGAACCCGGCGACCAATAAAATATATACCGCTTGCACCAACGACTTTTGCGTGACGGTGATCGATGGGATAACCAATGCCACCACCACGGTAACGGTGGGGAACGACCCCTCGGTTGTGGCGGTGAATCCGGCCACCAACAAGATATATGTGCTGGTGCCAGGTGACTGGGGCGGGGCGGTGATCGATGGAGCCACAAACGATGCCACCACGTTTTCTTTTAGCGGGATCCCCCGGGCCCTGGCGGTCAATCCGGCCACCAACATGATCTACGTGGCCTGCACCAACAATAATACCCTGTCGATGATCGATGGTGACCATAACACGGTATCCAGCCTGCCGGCCGGAACCACACCGTACGCCGTAGCGGTCAACCCTGCTACCAACATGATCTATGCTGTCAACAACGGAAGCGGGGACTTGACGGTGATCCGAGGCTTTGACCGGGACACGGCCAGGATCGCCATGCCGGATATGCCGTTCGAGGTGGCTATCAACCCCGTCACCGGCAGGGTCTACGTCGCCAATTATTCCGGGTTCAGCGTTACGGTCATCGACATAGCCAGCGGCGACACCGCTCATGTGACGACCATCAATAGTCCCGGCAGTATTGCCGTCAATCCCCTTACTAACACCGTTTATGTCACTCATGTCTGGAATGATACAATGACGGTGATTGACGGCGCCACCAATGCCATAACCCTGATCGCCACGCCAGAACGGCCCGGCGCCGTCGACGTCAATCCTGTGACCAACCGGATCTACGTTTCCAGTGACTCCGGCCGTATGGTATCTGTGTTTGATGGCATCACCAACAGCATCATTGACAACGTGGCCGTTGGTTGCCGCCCGTCTTTTGTGGCGGTGAATCAGGCAGCCAATAAGATATATGCGGTTGGATCTTGGGACAAAACGGTGGCAGTGATCGACGGTTCGACGCATGCGGTCACTAACCTTGACGTTGGCGACACCCCTACCAAGGTGTCTGTCAATCCGGTGACCGGTAAGGCATACGTTCCGAACAAGGGCAGTGATAGCGTGACAGTGATCAATGTGGACAACAGTACGGTCATGATCCCGGCCGGGGGTGACCCTTGGCGGGTGGCGGTGAACCAAGCCACCAATAAGATATATGTTTCCAACCAAACCACCGATAATGTAACGGTGATTGACGGAGATAATAATGCTACAGCCACCGTGACGGTCGGGGATGGGCCGGCCGGGATCGCCGTGGATCAGGTCAGGAACTTGGTGTATGTGGCCTGCTCCAACACAAACAGGACTTATGCGATAGATGGTGTGACCTGCGATACGGCGGTCCTCAGAACCGGCACCGGTTCTAGGAACGTGGCGATTGATCCTGTGACAGGCAAGGTTTACGTCCTGGGATTTACCGGAGATGACGTGACGGTGATCGATCCCCACCGGGCAAGGGCCACCGGGGTGTTCGCAGAGATCGATGACCCGTCTGGAAACACCGTCTTTTCGGCAACACCCACGATTTCCGGCCGGGCGGTAAACCGGTGGAGCCCCAACAAGACCGGCATCATGGGGGTGCTGGGCGATTGGACAACCGGACCGGCGGCCTGGGGATGGATGGTCGGACCATACGGCGCAGCAACTGACTCGATAGATTGGACCTTGGGCTGGGGCGGGGATTCTCTGATCCGGGGCGAGAACCTTGTATGCGCCATCCCGCTGGAATCAAATACGGCCACCACCAACAATCTCGGCATAGGAACTCCTATGACGGGTAACATTTTAGTCTATCCGATTTATCGCATAGATCCCTATTCCGGAGTAGCGGGGGTGCCCAATGAGTCCAGGTCGGAGTCCTTGCAGCTTAAGGCCTTTCCCAATCCGGCATCGCGGCACGTTGTGATTTCCTATCAACTGAATAGGGCGGCAAAGGTTGCTCTTCATGTCTACAACATCGCGGGGCAGATGGTGAAAAAGTTCGATCAGGGGACCAAGTCGGCCGGGTATCACCAGATAAGCTGGAGCGACAATACTTTGCCCAACGGCGTCTACTTCTACCGGCTGCAGGCGGGGGATTTCAGCGCCACCAGGAAGCTGCTGATAGTAAGGTAA
- a CDS encoding T9SS type A sorting domain-containing protein yields MMRSTISAVLAVLGAFLLPAVPALAQWAADGAAVCTAAGSQEHPTIVSDGTGGAIITWYDFRNGNNDIYAQRVNSAGEPQWAAGGVALCTAAESQYYPTIVSDGTGGAIITWYDFRNVTNCDIYAQRVNSAGEPQWTADGVALCTAADNQYYPTIVSDGTGGAIINWCDYRSGTNYDIYAQRVNSAGEPQWTANGVALCTAAGSQYFSTIVSDGWGGAVITWGDFRNGTNYDIYAQRVNSAGAAQWTANGAALCTAAGDQYDPTIVSDGWGGAVVTWCDYRSGTNYDIYAQRVSSAGAAQWTANGVALCTAAESQDSPTIVSDGWGGAIITWSDFRNGTNYDIYAQRVNSAGAAQWTADGAALCTAAGNQYYPTIVSDGWGGAIIPWNDYRSGTNYDIYAQRVDRYDGSYFGRNAPAIIGAQDIPNDQGGYVNLQWTPSYLDIYPDTTVSFYSLWRSLTGDAAKSLISKGAIQVEASDITLDFIGPAYRLTELDSKTYAWEWIANIPWQHYLTAYSYTMPTLCDTLTGEMAWHYFFVSAQTDDPLLYWDSHPDSGYSADNLAPAKVINLSGSIAKTQFTVLLNWTANTVGDLMNYKIYRSTSSSFVPNDSDQIGTSVDTVYVDSVSDGVYYYKVAAVDIHNNIGPASEVWGTGSLGVTGKPDGALPTVYALQNAYPNPSRGQTTFKYQLPRESKVSLTVYNVVGQTVKRFDIGAQPAGYHQISWNDNLLPNGVYFYRLQAGSYSATRKLVLLK; encoded by the coding sequence ATGATGAGATCAACCATATCCGCAGTCCTGGCCGTGCTGGGGGCTTTTTTATTGCCGGCCGTTCCGGCCCTGGCCCAGTGGGCGGCCGACGGCGCGGCCGTCTGCACGGCCGCCGGGAGCCAAGAGCACCCCACCATCGTTAGCGACGGCACGGGCGGGGCCATCATAACCTGGTATGATTTCCGCAACGGCAATAACGATATATACGCCCAGCGGGTGAACAGCGCCGGCGAGCCGCAGTGGGCGGCCGGCGGCGTGGCCCTCTGCACCGCCGCCGAGAGCCAATATTATCCCACCATCGTTAGCGACGGCACGGGCGGGGCCATCATAACCTGGTATGATTTCCGCAACGTCACTAATTGTGATATCTATGCCCAGCGGGTGAACAGCGCCGGCGAGCCGCAGTGGACGGCCGACGGCGTGGCCCTCTGCACCGCCGCCGATAACCAATATTATCCCACCATCGTTTCCGACGGCACGGGCGGGGCCATCATAAACTGGTGCGATTACCGCAGCGGCACTAATTACGATATCTATGCCCAGCGGGTGAACAGCGCCGGCGAGCCGCAGTGGACAGCCAACGGCGTGGCCCTCTGCACCGCCGCCGGGAGCCAATATTTTTCCACCATCGTTTCCGACGGCTGGGGTGGGGCGGTAATAACCTGGGGTGATTTCCGCAACGGCACTAATTATGATATCTACGCCCAGCGGGTGAACAGCGCCGGGGCGGCCCAGTGGACGGCCAACGGCGCGGCCCTCTGCACCGCCGCCGGGGACCAATATGATCCCACCATCGTTTCCGACGGCTGGGGCGGGGCCGTAGTAACCTGGTGCGATTACCGTAGCGGCACTAATTATGATATCTATGCCCAGCGGGTGAGCAGCGCCGGGGCGGCCCAGTGGACGGCCAACGGCGTGGCCCTCTGCACCGCCGCCGAGAGCCAAGATTCTCCCACCATCGTTTCCGACGGCTGGGGCGGGGCCATCATAACCTGGAGTGATTTCCGCAACGGCACTAATTACGATATCTACGCCCAGCGGGTGAACAGCGCCGGGGCGGCCCAGTGGACGGCCGACGGCGCGGCCCTCTGCACGGCCGCCGGGAACCAATATTATCCCACCATCGTTTCCGACGGCTGGGGCGGGGCCATCATACCCTGGAATGATTACCGCAGCGGCACTAATTACGATATCTACGCCCAGCGGGTGGACCGTTACGACGGCAGTTACTTTGGCCGCAATGCCCCGGCCATCATCGGGGCTCAGGATATCCCCAACGACCAGGGCGGCTATGTCAACCTGCAGTGGACCCCGTCCTATTTGGATATTTACCCGGACACCACCGTCAGCTTCTATTCTCTGTGGCGCAGCCTGACCGGCGACGCGGCCAAGAGCCTGATATCCAAGGGGGCTATTCAGGTGGAGGCATCGGATATCACGTTGGATTTCATTGGCCCGGCCTACCGTCTAACCGAGCTGGACAGCAAAACCTACGCCTGGGAATGGATCGCCAACATCCCCTGGCAGCATTACCTGACGGCCTATTCCTACACCATGCCCACCCTGTGCGACACCCTGACCGGAGAGATGGCCTGGCACTACTTCTTTGTTTCGGCCCAGACCGACGATCCGTTGCTGTACTGGGACTCGCATCCCGACTCGGGCTACTCGGCGGACAACCTGGCGCCGGCCAAGGTGATAAACTTGAGCGGCAGCATTGCGAAAACACAGTTCACCGTCCTCTTGAATTGGACGGCCAACACCGTGGGCGACCTGATGAATTATAAAATTTACCGCTCGACCAGCAGCAGTTTCGTACCGAACGATTCCGACCAGATAGGCACCTCGGTTGATACCGTATACGTAGATAGCGTCAGCGATGGCGTCTACTATTACAAAGTTGCGGCGGTGGACATTCATAACAACATCGGACCGGCCTCAGAAGTATGGGGCACCGGGTCATTGGGCGTAACCGGAAAACCGGACGGCGCCTTGCCGACGGTCTATGCCCTTCAGAATGCCTATCCCAACCCGTCAAGGGGGCAGACCACTTTCAAATACCAGCTGCCCAGGGAATCAAAGGTCAGCCTGACGGTTTACAACGTGGTGGGCCAGACGGTCAAACGGTTCGACATCGGCGCCCAGCCGGCCGGATACCACCAGATCAGCTGGAACGACAACCTGCTGCCCAACGGCGTCTACTTCTACCGCCTGCAGGCGGGAAGCTACAGCGCCACCAGGAAGCTGGTGCTGCTGAAGTAA
- a CDS encoding T9SS type A sorting domain-containing protein: MKLTSGIAFLCCLGLGALFPASGLSASANDGFNPDASSSVFALAVQSDGKILAGGAFTGMGIYVRNRIARLNTDGTVEVAFNQGADGAVSALAVQADGRILVGGSFTTFGGQARNRLARLNSDGTLDATFNPDANGSVFALAVQADGRILVGGVFTTIGGDSAKYIARLNADGSKDTTFNPNTNGAGYCFAVQPDGRILVGGSFTSIAGQSRYCFARLNADGTADTAFDANGNGVVRSVMVLPGGKILAGGEFTALGGQARNRLARLNTDGTADAAFNPDANDVVYCLAIQADGRMLAGGSFTSIGGLARNRIARLNADGTADAGYNPNANNYVWALAVQPDGKIVTGGGFTSVAGQARDYIARINLDGTLDANLDPNPNSTVNTLAVQSDGKILAGGGFTSIGGLVRNRIARLNTDGLADTTFNPNSDGVLYSLAVQADGRILAGGYYFNICGQPRKSLARINANGTLDAGFDPSAGGSVYSVAVRPDGKLLAAGSFDSMGGRPLNYMALLNADGTLDTAFHPNPNAQIQSLAVQPDGMILAGGLFTTIGGVNRNRIARLHSNGAVDTSFNPNANSSVSTIAVQPDGKILAGGFFTSIGGQARNRIARLNADGTADAAFDPNADSVILSLALQTDGKILAGGWFSSIGGQSRNKIARLNEDGTADTTFNPGANGHVAAIIVSADGKILLGGDFTSIGGQARNRIARLSADQAALQSLSVSGDGSAISWTRGQSSPEVFDAAFEYSTDQSSWTPLGPGNRISGGWELTGLSLPAGEIGYVRAAGQAPAGYQNGSASLFESVRQFYLDSTATGVTGDPAALDKIQPALLMTAYPNPSRGQTIFKYQLPKESKVNLVVYNVVGQAIKRFDQGTKPAGYHQINLNDNLLPNGVYFYRLQAGDFSATNKLLIVR, encoded by the coding sequence ATGAAGCTTACAAGTGGGATCGCATTTCTGTGCTGCCTGGGCCTGGGAGCCCTGTTTCCTGCATCCGGTCTAAGCGCCAGCGCCAACGACGGCTTCAACCCCGATGCCAGCAGCTCTGTCTTTGCCCTGGCGGTCCAATCCGACGGCAAGATCCTGGCGGGCGGGGCCTTTACCGGGATGGGCATTTACGTCAGGAACCGGATCGCCCGGCTGAATACTGACGGCACGGTGGAGGTGGCGTTCAACCAGGGGGCGGACGGAGCGGTCAGTGCCCTGGCCGTCCAGGCCGACGGCAGGATACTGGTGGGCGGAAGCTTCACCACCTTCGGCGGGCAGGCCAGGAACCGCCTGGCCCGGCTGAACTCCGACGGCACGCTGGATGCCACCTTCAATCCGGATGCCAACGGCTCGGTCTTTGCCCTGGCCGTCCAGGCCGACGGCAGGATACTGGTGGGCGGGGTTTTCACCACCATCGGCGGTGATTCCGCAAAATACATAGCCCGGCTGAACGCGGACGGGAGCAAGGATACGACCTTCAACCCGAACACCAACGGGGCCGGCTACTGCTTCGCGGTCCAGCCCGACGGCAGGATACTGGTGGGGGGTAGTTTTACCAGCATCGCCGGGCAGTCCCGATATTGCTTCGCCCGGCTGAACGCCGACGGCACTGCAGATACGGCCTTTGACGCCAACGGCAACGGTGTGGTCCGGTCCGTCATGGTCCTGCCCGGCGGCAAGATACTGGCGGGCGGGGAATTCACAGCCCTGGGCGGGCAGGCCAGGAACCGCCTGGCCCGGCTGAACACCGACGGCACCGCTGATGCGGCCTTTAACCCGGACGCCAATGATGTAGTCTATTGTCTGGCCATCCAGGCCGACGGCAGGATGCTGGCGGGGGGCAGTTTTACCAGCATCGGCGGACTGGCCCGGAACCGGATCGCACGGCTGAACGCTGACGGCACCGCGGATGCCGGTTACAATCCCAATGCCAACAACTATGTCTGGGCCCTGGCGGTCCAGCCGGACGGCAAGATAGTGACGGGCGGAGGTTTCACCAGCGTAGCCGGGCAGGCTAGGGATTATATCGCCAGGATTAACCTGGACGGCACACTGGATGCCAACCTGGATCCCAACCCCAACAGCACCGTAAACACCCTGGCCGTCCAGTCCGACGGCAAGATCCTGGCGGGCGGCGGGTTCACCAGCATCGGCGGACTGGTCCGGAACCGGATCGCCCGGTTGAACACAGACGGGCTGGCCGATACTACCTTCAATCCAAATTCCGACGGTGTCTTATATTCTCTGGCGGTGCAGGCCGACGGACGCATACTGGCCGGCGGCTATTATTTCAACATCTGCGGCCAGCCCAGGAAAAGCCTGGCCCGTATCAATGCCAACGGGACGCTGGACGCCGGGTTCGACCCCAGCGCCGGCGGATCGGTGTACTCCGTGGCGGTCCGGCCAGACGGGAAGCTGCTGGCCGCGGGAAGTTTCGACAGCATGGGGGGGCGCCCGCTTAACTATATGGCGCTGTTGAATGCCGATGGAACACTGGACACGGCCTTTCACCCCAATCCCAACGCCCAAATTCAGTCTTTGGCGGTCCAGCCGGACGGCATGATCCTGGCGGGCGGGCTTTTTACGACCATCGGCGGTGTGAACCGCAACCGGATAGCCCGGCTTCATTCCAACGGCGCGGTCGACACTTCCTTCAATCCCAACGCTAACTCCAGTGTCAGTACCATCGCCGTCCAGCCCGACGGGAAGATATTGGCGGGGGGATTCTTCACCAGCATCGGCGGACAGGCCCGAAACAGAATCGCCCGCTTGAATGCGGACGGCACGGCCGACGCGGCCTTCGATCCCAATGCGGACAGTGTTATACTATCGCTGGCTCTCCAAACCGACGGGAAGATATTGGCCGGGGGGTGGTTTTCCAGCATCGGCGGGCAATCCCGGAACAAGATCGCCCGGCTGAATGAGGACGGCACGGCGGACACCACCTTCAATCCCGGTGCCAATGGCCATGTTGCTGCCATCATTGTATCCGCCGACGGGAAAATCCTGCTGGGCGGAGATTTCACCTCCATCGGCGGGCAGGCCCGGAACCGGATCGCCCGGCTGAGCGCCGACCAGGCCGCCCTGCAAAGCCTTTCGGTATCCGGCGACGGCTCGGCCATAAGCTGGACCAGAGGGCAATCGTCGCCGGAAGTATTCGATGCGGCTTTCGAGTACTCGACCGACCAGTCAAGCTGGACCCCGCTGGGGCCGGGAAACAGGATCTCAGGCGGCTGGGAGCTGACCGGGCTGTCCCTTCCAGCCGGGGAAATCGGCTATGTCCGGGCAGCGGGCCAGGCACCTGCGGGATACCAGAACGGTTCAGCCTCGCTGTTCGAATCGGTGAGGCAGTTCTATCTGGATTCGACGGCAACGGGCGTGACGGGAGACCCCGCGGCTCTGGACAAAATCCAGCCGGCGTTGCTGATGACAGCCTATCCCAACCCCTCCCGGGGGCAGACCATCTTCAAGTACCAGCTGCCGAAGGAGAGCAAGGTCAACCTGGTTGTTTACAACGTGGTGGGCCAGGCGATCAAACGGTTCGACCAGGGGACCAAGCCGGCCGGGTACCATCAAATCAACTTAAACGACAACCTGCTGCC